The nucleotide window TTCATTCTGTGTCGCTGCTCTTCCTTCAGCTTCTCTTGACGCCCGATGCTCTCTTTGGTTCTGAGAAAGTGTTAAACCAGAccccaaaaacaacatttcagcaatgttaaaacaacattttagaaTTTGCATCAATACCAATGGCTCTTACTCTCTGTCCATCATGTCCCTCATGCTCTGGTACTCCTGCCTCTGCTTCAGCTCCATGAACTCCTCAAAGCGTTTCAGCTGCTCAGACTCGGAGGTGGCCACCGCCGCCACCAACTTCTCCTGCATCTCCTGCCGCTGTTTGAGTGCCATCTGACCCGAGAGATATAAGACATCAGTCGGGTGAGACAGCAGTGCTTCCTGTCTACATATCAGGGTTATCACACCTTTATAAACAAGGCACATCCAAATTTCTGTGCCGGTGGGTTTTAAACATTCAAGAAATTGTCTTAAAACTTTGAACAATGGCAATAATTTtgtaacaaaaataattaaaaaggtgTGATGACCCCTCCCAATCTGCCTGCCTGTCATGTTCTGCAGGTACTGGGAGTAGGCAGGTAGGTGGACCTGGGAGGGTCGTCTGTGCCTGGCCATCTGGGCGTGGCttacaaaaggcaaaaaagccCGCCCTCCTGGGAGTCTCAGGCTCTCTCAGCTGGGCCTACTGCATCCATCCACCATTTTGTTCTTAGTTTGGTTTGGTGCACCATACAACACACATCCCACCATACATTCACCCATCCACACAAGGCAAACACGACTGATGATGTCTTATACACTACACCCCACCATTACACTTTTGTTGAGTTTGGTTGTGTTATTAGTCTATTTAgttaaataaactactttttgaCTTAACTATCTGTGTGTGACCTCCCTTTTGTTGCCGGCCTTGAGCTGGACGGtaacaattgttttaaataaaactaattgttttagttcacaaaatgaaacatttgacTGAATGTgtcatcagttttttttattatttcctttttattcttaCCAACAGTCCAAAAGACAAAAGTAATGCATCTTCATTGATATAAAACTTATCATAACATATCATAAGCCAgaaaatgtttgtcatttttacttttaaccaTTAATGGATAATCAAAATGATTCTtagttttctgttgattgactaatcaattaatccaCTAATCGTTGTCTCAGCGCAACTCTGACCTTGGCTTTTTCTCGTTGTTCCACCTCAAACTTGATAATGCGGCCCGCCATCACCATGGCCTTGGGCGACAGCAGGGAAATCCCAGGTAGTAACGCAGGACTGGAAACTTCGCTGACATCTCCCTCTGGATCTTCATTCTTCGCCTCATCACTAACAGCCTGCAGCGCAGTAAGAAAGGATAAGAGTGAGAAATTCAGACAGGGAGACCAATTCAGAGTTCAATCAGAGAaccagtcaaaaaaaaaaaaaaaatgtcataggcaagtaaacacacatataaagtTGCAAACCCCAACTGGTGTAAAAACTGATTTAATTACTTCCTTAAACCAATTACattatgcaacaacaacaaaaaaggttaatatttaaatactgtatatttgctCTCTTAATGCATACATCAAAATACCACTAAGCTCAAAAAAAAGCCTTGGcaaatcacaaacattattcaAGACCTCTTCCTTTGAACAGAACATATAAAAGGTGGtttgcttttttccctttcacatgcaaaaacacagaaaagtcAGCATGTATTCAGGAAGACCTACCTGCTCACGCTCAGTCTTTGAAGACGGGGCTGAAGAAAGTGCAGTGTGCATGACGTTGAGGTCGGAGGTAGATCCTGTAAAGGAAACCGAGGCGGAGATCTCCTCAGAGAGCCCAGGGCTGGAGTCTCCGGAGCTGGAGCCCAGAAAGCAAGACTTCTGCAGGGGCAAGGTGCAGAGACGCTCCAGTATGATCCCAGAGGTCGAAGACAGGCTGAAGGCCTCTTTGCATCCTGCCAAAATATGCTGCaagaacacaaataaaataaaaaccttaagTGTACTGCATTCATGGGTGTTTTATGGTTAAAATGTACATAGGGgatttttgtatttaagagaGGACGACCTTTACTAAGCTCCAAGTTTTTTATATCCCAGAAGTTTCaatgttgcttgttttgtttttttaaacagtcaaaTACAATCTTAAATATATTGACATCACCAAAAGTTAACCTAAATAGCATATACTATTACTATTTTGACACAAAGAGACATGTCATGAGGCccttatgattaaaaaaaacactgaccatTAGGCAGTGTTGGTGGTCAATATTCAgataactgtaaaataaaataaagtagcaCGACATGGAAATAATCCAATAAAGTACCACTATCTCAAAATTGGAAAAGTAGAGTACTTGagcaaataaacttaattacattgcagcagtgtgtgtatgtgagtatgtATCCGATAAAATAATGCATGTTAGTGTGCGGTGACGCATTAAATAACGTTGACTAACGTTACGTTAATTAACAACAGCGCGTGCACCTGCTTCATATATTGGTCTTAATGGTAAATTAGTGGTAGCTAGTGAACTGCCCTCATTACAGACTGTCGTGGTGGGAATAAATCACAGATAAATAAACTGACACTTGAGCTAGCTAAATACATGACTTCGGTAAAGCCGGTTATCGGTTATCTAACTAGCTAAACAAGCAGGGACATTTTCTGCCTGGCTAACACTAACCAGAGTATAGTTAGTTCTAAcactaactagctagctagccattaacgttagctagtatTAGTTAGAATAACTAACTCACCTCGCCCCTTTCCGACCAGAACGGGTCGTATGTGATATTTCCCTTTGGGGAATTTTTCAAAGCCTGTAAAGTGTCCCATTTTTGATTTTCAGAAGGCATCACAACAGAAcgataaacaaaaccaaaactccTGATAGCGTCGGGCTAAGTTTTGATGGTTTTGAATCGCCGGATGAGGTTACATGAATTACAATCCGACGAGAAACAGCCCGCCTACTGCCAACTCCCTATGTTTCCGGATTGGCCATAcactttattataattattcccctttttttcatgattttagTGGGGCCATATGATCGTCATCCAATACAATCAAATCCAagctattttattatttattttattttacaattgaGAGTGGTTCTGAGCAGTTGATTCAACCGGAACCACCATAGTGTTATTAACGTTGCCGACCCTCTGGCGGACCCGGACCgtctttttaaatctatttatttatttatttgttgtatttaactgtctatgtaTTTACACCAGAGACGTTTTAGAAACAGAGGATCTTTGCTAACACACATACTTAACTTTGACGCCAAAAATTTAAATTGGATTGCAAGCATAGACTAACAACATACAGTCTATGAGTGTAATACGAGCCATGGCAAAATTCGGTGTAAAAGTCATTCACCGGCTCCATGTTGCCGTTTTACCgtttatacatatttaaatttaaacgAGATTTTGTTGCATCAATGTACGCCAAGTTAAGGAACAGCCCTGAGTGATTTATAAAATATCCTAATTTATTTCTTACATTGTTTAATGTTTGCGAACTAGCAAGATTATCTTGAATTACTCTTCTAAATTCTTAAGGGGGTTTGGTATAACTTAGCAAAATATATTTAGGTAATGTCTAAAAGGAGTTGACTTctgatatttataatttatacagaaatatataaatattatataggGAATTTAAAATGGGGTGTTATGTGTTCTGTCTGAACAAAATGTACACTGCGATGCTCcaaattaaaatagttttaaaatgtagatAAACCAaagatgtaaaaatgaaaaataaatgctatcagaATTAAGAATTGTgcaaaaagtcattttttcaaaagGATATAAATACATTTCCGGCAACTCTAATGTGAGcatgtcattttaaaacatttttattcattttatagaTAGTATAAAACTCTGAAGTCCAAAATAGCAGTCAATAAATGTCATTTTGGTCTACCACAAAATACCACAATTTTGGGAAATGGATGCTGGTCAGTTTTTTTGCAGTCAGCTTGCAAGCAAAGAGTCACCAAACACGTTTCCATAAGAGgttttgagaaaatgaacatAGTTCTGCAGACTACGGTTTGTAGAGTCCGACTGCTCCAGTCTGTCCTTCATGTTCTGCAGCTGACTCTGGAAACGATGCTCCATCTGAAGGAAAACAGAAACAACGCATGAGAACCAACAGTTTGTATGGTCAACATGAAAATCCATGGACATCGTGACGTACCTCCTCCTTGCTTCGCCGTAGCTGACTCTGCTCTGTTTTGGCTCGGTTCAGCTGGCTCTGCAGGTCCAAGGCTTTAGACTGAGCCGTCCTCTCTTTGGCCAAAACCCTCTGCATGCTGGTGTCCACCTGCAGAAAGGAAAACATGTTTTCCTCACAATGTTTACATGGACTGCTATATTCCAGGATTAACCCAAAGACTACACTCAGAATAAGTCCCATAAACAGCATTTTCTGATAACCTTAGTTGAACAACATCAGAATAAGCAAATGAATGATTGTATTTAAGTTTATAAATGTTTATATTATGTCTTTTAGATTAATTATTGAGGAGCACTTTATACATGTTTTATTGGACTTCTGGGTTGGCACGTGGAGCTGCATTTCTTGTATGAAAATAGcaagaaaatgttatttcaaGAGTAAAAGAGAATCATATATCCTGAGTTTTTCTGTTTAGCTCTTGGGGACTTAAATTCACTGCTTATTCCAATACCAGCTTAGATAGAACTAGATCAAATTATTGCAGTCcatcaaaacaaaatagttGAAGACCTTTAGTGTATTACTACAACTTTCATCAGTGCACTTTTGGTTAAGCctgctttgtctttgtctgaAATATCCTACGTTTTGCTTCCACAATACTCTCACTAAATGGTCACAATTTCAGGCTTTAACTGCACTGGAAAAACAGAAGCAGCATGGGTAATAAAGCGGGTTGGTCAAATGGTCAGAGGGAGTCAAACCCCCCTCAGccactcagggcgctggtccagcactggcagcccactcactctgtcatctctccatttgtgcgtGTATAGGACCtaaacatgtgtgtgtacttcagGCCTATGTAGtatgtaataacagagtgtaaattgtaatttccccataagggatcaataaagagtataaattacaGAAATTATAACAGGTGACAAGAGTTGTGTAAATGACCGAAATGCATTGCCACTCTGCGACTCTAATGTTGAATTGAGGTTAAATTGTtatgttgtgtgttgtctgtccaCTGATGGACAGCTGACTACACAGTAGTCTCAGACCTGTCTGTGTGCGTCATCCAGAGTTTGTTGCAGCTGTCTGGACAGGACGCTGCACTCGCGGGTCTtctcctccagctgctgctgaATGCTGCGGATACTGGCGTCCTTTAAGGAGAGAGCCTGGGACATGTCTTTGTTTTCGACCATCACGTCCTCCAGCTTCCTGCAATTAAACAAAAATCTACAGCTGCAGTTTTGGAAAATGTATGGAAaccatttctgtgttttgtgtagtCTGCAATCATTGTAGCTTCAAAATAGATTTATTAAGAGAGTTCTGTAAGTGTCTGTACCTCTCGAAGTTGTGAATCTTTTCTTTGAGAACGTTGTTCTCCTCCTGCAGCAGCAGGTTCCTCTGCTGGAACGTCTCCAGCTGAGTGCCTTGCTGTTCCACCTGTAAAGAAACACAATTGACTATCATGAAAGAAAACCACCTCTATGTGGGNNNNNNNNNNgggggggggggggtcctggtGGCCTATAGGGGTCTCTATATTTCTGgccatataaatataaatgtccCCAGTTCAAGTCCGACCGGGAACTAGGGGCATGAATCTTCACTGGTGTCACGACTCGATTATGATTATCCTGTCATCCTGACAACAAATTAGATGTCCCTCCAACATATATCGGGCTTTTTTACGGGTCCTTCACACCAAAAAAAGTGATCCGGCAATATGCCGCAGGGTAGTGCGGCGGGGGGAAAGTGTTCTTATACCCCCCAACAATGCACAAGTAGACTGTGTATTTTACAATTACTGTTTTCCGTCAGATGGTTATAGATTTGGACGTTTTCCGACCGCACTTGAATGGAGCTTTATTTTACGGGAGAGAGAgggtaagaaaagaaaagagacgggCGAGACATAGCGAGTgctttgttgttgaaaaaaaagaaaaaaacattcagctgtTAAACAAACTCCCGGGCAGTTCAGTGCCTGTGTTTCGTTTTTTTACCCTCgtagtgttttaaaactttcttgtggcagcgatagaggcagtgatgtttcctgtttcctgtacgAGATTCTCACACCATAGCTCAAAAGACAGCGACCTGTCCGATCGCCGCAGCGTGACGTGGGGTtgtgtttctccaaaagttgagtcTGTTTCAACTTCTCGCTACTTCTTTTTTTGAGTGTGTCCACCCCCCCCGTGGCAATCCCAGCCAAAANNNNNNNNNNCCcccccattcaaaatgaatggaaagacccatgtttttgtcaaaagTGTCGAACGGCCGACCAAGGCAGTCTGAAAGCAGCATTAAGTACCTTGTGTCTGACTTCGGCGAGGGCGGAGCTGTGCTCCATGTTCCTCCTCTCGTGGGCGTCGGCCTCCTGCTGGGCGTCTCTGAGCTGCTGCTCGGTCCTCCTCAGTCTGTCGGGCAGCGTCTCCAGCTCTCTGAGCTGGCCCAGCAGCTCCCTCCTCACCTGCTCCGTCTCCCTCTCCAGGCTCACCTTCACCTCCCGCGCCTCCTTCTGTGTCATCTCCAGCTTCAGGCAGCACTCCTCCGATTCCAGACGAACTTGCTGGAGCTGCACAGAGAAGTGTGACGTCACGACTTCACAGTGAACTTCAACCCTTTCTGGTGTTTGAAGAGTTTCCGTGAGATTAGATCGTATCTGTTCTGTACGTGATTGAGGTTAACAATTGTTGCAACCGAAAATGTGTCACGAGTATAATAAATTCCAAACATCAAACATCACCTTTGCAAGcacacagtggtggaagaagtattcagatcctttactcaagtaaaaggtGTGAAAATACTCCACTTGAAGTAAAAGTCCTTCATTCAAAACCTTACTTAAGTCAAAGTATGTTAGCATTATCAGCTAAATGTACCTTCTTCTTGTATTTATCTATCAGGTTTTCGTGCTTTTTTAATGACGATTTCAGCCGACGGGCTtcaacctgcagactgctgagcTTCTCCTCAGATGATGTCCGCTGACCCTAAATATGACACAGAAATTGTGGAAGAGTAGAAGAAGAAATTCTCAAAAGGGAGataattaaacattattttatggaaCACTTTGGTCAAAGAAATTCCCCGTAAGagctgcaaaataaatgaaaaaagccCCACATTTTTACAATAGTTTAAGTGATGATGATTCCGGATTCATTTCTTTATCATAATTTCAAGATTTGAAGTACTCAAATCTGCTGTAGATCTTTCTGAAAGTACCGCAAGTCTTTGGTTGTCCAGCTTGATGGAGGTGTTCTCAGCGCTGAGATGATGAATCTGATCCCTGAGCTCCCCCCTCTCCGTCAGACTCCTCTCCTCCGCCGTATGTCGCTGAGAGATCAGCTCCGTCAGCTCACTGGGATGGAAGAACACGTGTGAAGCTTGTGTCAGGTTGTCATCACAGTCTCCataattatatattttccaAATTCATAAAGTATATATTGTCAAGTACATTTTTCTAGACTGTTAAACGGAAAAATTTTCAACTGTCATGACACTgaaaatttgttttctttgtaaatcaCAGTACATTTCCCACTACTGCCTAGGGCTTGAGTTAAGCTTTTTGTGCTAATTGCCCTTTGTCTGAGATGGAAAAAGTAggcccattaaaaaaaatatatatatatatatatcaacagGGATTTGGACAATTATTACAATTTGTTAACGTTCAAAACATTCAGTTAACAGGTAGCATAGCTGGACCGATGCTACAAAAAGGAAATATTCTTCAGAATAAGAATTGTACACCCATTTTCCTTatcaaacagaaaaatacaaccgTACACCTTCGGAATTCCAGCTTCTCTCTTTCACCgaacttaaagctatagtacgTAGTttaaggaattctaagtaatgacaacaaaattgCCAGCggatccacatgatacaagccttcagtTATCACGcgcccacccctcctccatgcagttgctagtaaaGAGGATACGGAGGATTAAAacacatgatggactcttcagaaaaggtaattatcttcactcaagtttccCTGTGATAAcgtcaccggacgccacaatcttctgaacaNNNNNNNNNNgagaaatacagagagagttgtgtggagctcatagtcttaattatttttatagcaaatcatttggcaatggcttgaatgtaacagacgctcattaatatcaaaaagttacgcactaaggCTTTAGGTAAAAAGTGTAATTAATTATTGTATGCATTTCTTCCTAACTCGATAATAAACTGCTGCAGAGgcaaaattacatttgattttTCTTACATCATAattttgtataaaaaacaaaatccaaattCTATCATGAAAAAGCCTCCAAAAATCAATTCAATGTGTTTCGGGCCTAACTGCTGTTCACCTCATGATGTTTTACGGACACTACGTGTGCGTCTCCCATGTACTCACAGTTTGAGAGCAGAAATGTCCTGTTCCAGCTGAGCTTTAGCAGCTGCCTCTCTAGAGTGGCGGAAGCACCAGTCACTGGATGTGGACAGGGCTTGAGCCAACTGGGATTCCTTGAACAAAATAACACGTTGTCTAATCATTATTTAGCCTTTTTCAAGTAATTTCACACCTGGAACACACTTAGAATTTAGGAAATGACAAAATCAGGTATGATTTGCAAGAAAAGCTTTACTGTAAAGTCAAACTCAACACGCGAGGAAAAGCATTTAAAGCGAGGATAGGCTGCAGCGGCCTGTCCTCGCCCTAGaatttggtgtttgtgtgtttcactGGAATATTGCTACGGAACAAAGAGGCTGGCTAACCTGCTTTGAACTTGATTTGCATAAAAGCTTTTGATCAGACAAGATACAGCCACCAGTGAGAAAACTCATTTATATGCCGGAGAAAccacagaacagaacagaaaccACTGTGTGATCATCCTAAGGAACTGGCAATTTGTAGAAAGACATGTTGCTTTGTGCACCTCCAACCTACAGGACTCatctctgtccaccacgctttCAGACATTGTGGTGTGAATCTGTGATACCAAGAAATACTGACCTTCTCCTGCAGTTTTGCCGCGAGCTGCCTGGCGGACTCTTCGGCTCGCTCGGCCTGCTGGGTAAGCAGGGCCAGGGCCTCCTGGTCTTGCCGCccttgctcctcctcctcctccctctgcagCCTCAGAGTCTGCAGCTCCTTCTGGAGAGCCTGcagctcctgctgctgctgctcgtgGCTCTGCTGCATCTtctgctccacacacacacacacacacacaaaaccccccccaccagaacacacacacacacacacacacacacacacacacacacacacacacagaagaagtcACACATCCAGTTTCAATGGCGCAATGTAACTAAATACGTTTACTTAAGTACCATACTTTAGCACAGATTTtagatacttttacttgagtattttctttaATGCCACTTTCTAGTTCTAATCTAATTTCTcatttcagaggaaaacattgGAATGTTTACTTCGCTAACTACTTGACAGcttaagttactttacaaattaaggtttttgcacaaaaaacatcCAGAGCTTCTAAAATATGACTCTAGGTCATTAGAGTCATGTCTTCTGCAAATCTGCGCTAAAAACCATTCAAGACTAATGGAATGAGTGTTTTCTAAGTAGAGCAAAGAAATATGACcaaagtcaaaaaaaatctttagacAGAAAATATCATTACGATATCATTAAGCTGGATCCTGACTTGTTGACACCGATTGGTCATGTAGAAAGCAAAAGAACAAAGTTTTTATCCCATAGAAttaccagtgtgtgtgttggaccgATGAAGACAGCCGGTCCACATGTGACagttcatgtgttttatgttcacAGACCTGAATCTGAGCAGCCAGATGGACCTTTTCAGCTTCTGCTCTGTTCAACTCAGATTCCAGATGGCCGTGGGTCGACTGCAGGACTCTCGAAAGCTCCTCTGTCGTCTTCACGTTGTCCTGCCAtgacagagagaagcagagggTGAGGGCGAGTTTCTTTTTGTGAACACATAAACCGCAACAGGGTGTGTACAAGATACCAACCTTATTCTACAGAGCTATGACAGAACATGACAGAATACTGTACTTTTTCGTGAACCAGCCCAAATCTAATGGTAAGTTTCAAACCTTTTCATAGTCCAAATGCTCAGCAAGCTTAGAAGCCTCTTTCTCCTTGTTGGTGAGTTTGGCCATTAGTCGctgtaagagaagaagaaacagctCCTCAGATGTCTGATGATAACGTACAGCACTGCATATGAGCGGGTGATAACTACTCACAATGTTCTCAGCTTCGCTGTCAGTCAATCGCTTCTTTAAGGCATCTTTCTGTTCTGACCACACCAATGATTCTCTCTGTAGATACAACACACAGCATGCAAATCATAGTCAGAAGAGAATTATTGACGTTTGACTCTCCTTGAATTTTTCTTCAACTTCCTGTACCTCGTGTTCACTCCATTCTCTGAGGAGCTCTCGAAGGCTGCGATTCGTGTTGTCAAACATCTCAATCTTCTCTAGCAACGACTCCTGCTGCCGTCCCAGCGAAGCTGTGTGCAATTTCGATAGCCGCTTGtcctaaataatgaaatatatggaataataaatgaatagaaACACGATAATGTACGGCAAAATGAGTCCTCCTCCATTCATTCCTTCATTCCTTCTTTATCTAGCCTTCTAGATTTACCTTAGCGAGGCTATCCATAGTTTCCTTCAGAGCGGCCAGCTGATTAGCTACTGCTACGCCATCGATTTCTGCTTCTACAAGCGCCCTCAGGAGCACGTCTATCTCTCTGTGTTGACCACTAGACTCCGACCTGTAAACAGGAGGGGAAAATAAAGAACTGAaataagtaaagaaaaaaaaaaagtaacatataTTAGTAGGAGGTATACAAAACTAGAATAACAATAGAAGTCCAAACAGAAACTATAGCTGATCGATCACAGACAAAGTTGTGAGGTAAAGTGATGTAAACATGGATGGTGaaagtggatatgacacatgcctttggtgtgggagaccagGGTTCGATTGCCACAGcaataaaagcgtcagctaaatgacatgtaatgtaacgtaatgAAAACAGTGTACCCAGAATAATATCGAATGTGATCATTGGCCTGAATTTTATTTTGTGAGGTTAAGGTGCAGCAGAAAGGCATTTTGTCAGCATTTATGACAATGAGTGTAAACCCACTGTAACTTGTTGAATTTACCAAATTTGACTGTAGTTCTTTTTCTGGTCtttttgtcaaaacaaaagtttttgcCTCATATCCCAGCAGACCTCTCCTTGTATGACgtaaaatgtcagagaaaaatgGCAACCCGGGAGAGAAGGGGGACTGACAACAGCAAAACTTTCTGCTGCTAAAATAATCTGGAAGACATGTCTCATTGTCTACATTTGGACAGTTATGGTATCCACCAAAAGAAGATACATCATCGCAAAATGAAAAGTACAcgattttaatttgatttgaaaacaattaaaaggtGGTTTGAATTTGAGACAATTGTACAAAGCTTTGTTATTTTCCTTACTTCTTTACATGACGAATGCTCTCTTGCTCTCGGAGGAGGAAACTGAGGTTTTTGGATACTGCAGCGAGCTCTTCTTCCTGCTCCTCTTCATCACGCTGTTGTCTGAATCCACGTTCTGATCGGTGCTCCAGTCTGCTTCTCTGAAcataagacacaaacaaacacacacatttacaacagggctgtacaataaacaatatatatatatatatctgtaatgTCTACAATCAAAGCAGGCactgaaaatattttctttaaggAAAAGATATTCTAGCTCCAAAGTGTTGCACGTCAGTGAATATCTTCCACATTCAATCTGAGCAAATCGAGAGTTTGTGgtttgaaacatgtttgcatgCTTATTATTTGCAAAATCATACAATTAAAGCACTGCAACAGCATTCACAGCCTGAGGTATCCATCGTCAGTCTGCCTATCTTACTCCTTGGCTTCTCACAGGGGTCAAATTTCTACTCTGCATGTTGCCCTTTCAAATGAATAACCgcacaaagttaaaaacagttatGACAGCTTGGGATGAACAGCAGCTAGCTGCAGTCCTTAGTAAACAAGCAATGAAAATAGATTATTACTTCTTAATCAGGTTTGTTTAAATTTTGATTTCAGTGCAAACCTGtctgtccctttctctctctccaattGCATTCATTTGCCAGCATGTTGTTTATTATATTGGCTCTGGTTGAAAGCATTGCAGTGAGAAATAAACAccacaaaaatacattaaatatgtCTGAGCTCACATCTCTTCTGCAGGACAGTCTTCCTGGAGGAATCCACGGCGTCCGGACCTTTGGCCTCCCTTCATTTCCCCTCATCTGGGCCTCTTTTGCCCTATTCTGCAGAAAGAAATGAGATTCCATTCCACAAGTAAAACACATAAGATTtaataacaaatatttaaaaacttaTAATTGTGTCTATTTGATTGTAAtctctttaaaatgtatgttaaaAGGGGGAAACGTTGCAAGGTcctgtaaataaaccaaaacatgAGGCAGGTGATGAATTTCATGTGGTGGAAAGTAACCAAATAAATGTATaagtattgtacttaagtaaaacatTTTAGGTACTTGCACTTTACTGGATTATTTaaattttctgctactttatacttttactcccCTACGTCtcaaaagggaaatattgtactttttactccactacatgtatttgacaactttagttacttccagttattaatacaaaatgtaacaaacaaacaaatcatgATGTAATATTTAGAAAGATAAGACTTTATTGATATTTCTGGTAGGAATTCACAATCTACCCAGCAGTATAAAAAGTAATATCattttaccagctgcaacatttaaGTGATGAACACATTAATCCATAAATAgtatataggcctacattaGTCTGAAATATGCCATTCTGCAcgagtactttttttttattacttttggtactttaagcAGGCCTATCTTCA belongs to Etheostoma spectabile isolate EspeVRDwgs_2016 chromosome 5, UIUC_Espe_1.0, whole genome shotgun sequence and includes:
- the LOC116689164 gene encoding outer dense fiber protein 2, producing MKTRDSPPPPVHVHVPETTPVHVHMRRSPSKTPQNRAKEAQMRGNEGRPKVRTPWIPPGRLSCRRDRSRLEHRSERGFRQQRDEEEQEEELAAVSKNLSFLLREQESIRHVKKSESSGQHREIDVLLRALVEAEIDGVAVANQLAALKETMDSLAKDKRLSKLHTASLGRQQESLLEKIEMFDNTNRSLRELLREWSEHERESLVWSEQKDALKKRLTDSEAENIRLMAKLTNKEKEASKLAEHLDYEKDNVKTTEELSRVLQSTHGHLESELNRAEAEKVHLAAQIQKMQQSHEQQQQELQALQKELQTLRLQREEEEEQGRQDQEALALLTQQAERAEESARQLAAKLQEKESQLAQALSTSSDWCFRHSREAAAKAQLEQDISALKLELTELISQRHTAEERSLTERGELRDQIHHLSAENTSIKLDNQRLAGQRTSSEEKLSSLQVEARRLKSSLKKHENLIDKYKKKLQQVRLESEECCLKLEMTQKEAREVKVSLERETEQVRRELLGQLRELETLPDRLRRTEQQLRDAQQEADAHERRNMEHSSALAEVRHKVEQQGTQLETFQQRNLLLQEENNVLKEKIHNFERKLEDVMVENKDMSQALSLKDASIRSIQQQLEEKTRECSVLSRQLQQTLDDAHRQVDTSMQRVLAKERTAQSKALDLQSQLNRAKTEQSQLRRSKEEMEHRFQSQLQNMKDRLEQSDSTNRSLQNYVHFLKTSYGNVFGDSLLAS